A single region of the Raphanus sativus cultivar WK10039 chromosome 1, ASM80110v3, whole genome shotgun sequence genome encodes:
- the LOC130509869 gene encoding sucrose transport protein SUC4 has product MSTSDQPRHHRPTSNRPPLPRPPNPSSRPAVARPKVSKRVLLRVASVACGIQFGWALQLSLLTPYVQELGIPHAWASVIWLCGPLSGLFVQPLVGHSSDRCKSKYGRRRPFIVAGAVAIAISVLVIGHAADIGWAFGDREGRRIKPRAIVAFVLGFWILDVANNMTQGPCRALLADLTENDNRRTRVANGYFSLFMAVGNILGYATGSYNGWYKVFPFTKTVACNVECANLKSAFYIDVVFIAITTVLSVSAAHEVPLGALSASDAHGQSSGTDEAFLTEILGTFKYFPGSVWMILLVTALTWIGWFPFILFDTDWMGREIYGGEPNQGASYSAGVSMGALGLMLNSVFLGITSVLMEKLCRKWGAGFVWGISNIIMAICFLAMIATSFVAYHIGYIGHEQPPAGIVIAAVLIFTILGIPLAITYSVPYALISIRIESLGLGQGLSLGVLNLAIVIPQVIVSVGSGPWDQLFGGGNSPALAVGAAAGFIGGIVAILAIPRTRIQKPIPLP; this is encoded by the exons ATGTCTACTTCCGATCAACCTCGTCACCACCGACCGACAAGCAACCGTCCACCTCTGCCACGACCGCCTAATCCTTCTTCTCGTCCCGCCGTTGCTAGACCAAAGGTCTCGAAGCGCGTGCTCCTCCGCGTAGCTTCCGTCGCGTGCGGGATCCAGTTCGGCTGGGCGCTCCAGCTCTCCCTCCTCACTCCTTACGTGCAGGAGCTCGGGATCCCACACGCTTGGGCCAGCGTGATCTGGCTCTGCGGCCCGCTCTCTGGACTGTTCGTGCAGCCTCTCGTCGGCCACAGCAGCGACAGGTGTAAGAGCAAGTACGGTCGCCGGAGACCGTTTATCGTCGCAGGAGCCGTGGCCATCGCTATCTCCGTTTTGGTCATAGGACACGCGGCGGATATCGGGTGGGCGTTTGGGGATAGAGAAGGGAGGAGGATTAAGCCGAGGGCGATCGTGGCTTTCGTGTTGGGGTTTTGGATTCTTGACGTGGCTAATAACATGACTCAAGGTCCTTGTAGAGCTCTCCTCGCTGATCTTACTG AGAATGATAATCGCAGAACCAGAGTAGCAAACGGCTACTTTTCTCTATTTATGGCTGTTGGCAATATTCTTGGCTACGCTACCGGATCATACAATGGTTGGTACAAGGTCTTCCCTTTTACCAAGACCGTTGCATGCAATGTGGAATGCGCCAATCTCAAGTCTGCATTCTACATAGACGTGGTCTTTATTGCGATAACGACCGTCTTGAGCGTGTCAGCGGCTCATGAGGTGCCTCTCGGGGCGTTGTCAGCCTCCGACGCGCATGGGCAATCAAGTGGAACAGATGAAGCTTTTCTTACCGAGATACTCGGCACTTTCAAATATTTTCCAGGAAGTGTTTGGATGATCTTGCTTGTTACAGCTCTTACATGGATCGGTTGGTTCCCGTTTATTTTGTTTGATACTGATTGGATGGGTCGAGAGATCTACGGCGGTGAACCGAACCAAGGCGCTTCTTATAGTGCTGGTGTCAGTATGGGTGCGCTTGGTTTGATGTTGAACTCTGTTTTTCTCGGGATCACTTCGGTGCTCATGGAGAAGCTCTGCAGAAAGTGGGGAGCTGGTTTTGTCTGGGGGATATCGAACATCATTATGGCTATTTGCTTTCTTGCAATGATTGCCACTTCATTTGTTGCCTATCACATTGGCTACATTGGCCATGAACAACCTCCTGCTGGGATCGTCATTGCTGCTGTGTTAATCTTTACAATTTTGGGCATCCCCTTGGCA ATAACTTACAGTGTCCCATATGCGTTGATTTCCATACGTATCGAGTCCTTGGGCCTAGGTCAAG GCTTATCTTTGGGTGTACTCAATTTGGCTATAGTCATCCCACAG GTAATAGTGTCTGTTGGCAGTGGACCATGGGACCAACTATTTGGCGGTGGGAATTCACCAGCACTTGCAGTTGGAGCAGCTGCAGGTTTCATTGGTGGAATTGTAGCCATCTTGGCTATCCCGCGAACAAGGATTCAGAAGCCCATCCCTCTCCCATAA
- the LOC108851560 gene encoding protein RESPONSE TO ABA AND SALT 1 — protein sequence MPITSSSQSFSSFVNGWLIRHRYFVEQLTCASLLTLEEQQSLVTQFLSHCLQYYQEKSSAVSLAGDNVFTFFCPPWFTSYARLILWVGDFKPSLVFKLTDSSVGDLTRDQRDRISSLRSETRRRERDVMRDFALAQQSVADPPVMLAARRVGARGMVDGEELDLEEAMEALKRGMARAMNKADELRCSTVGKVVEILTPSQAVKVLRTIGELHLRLRELVGLERDHE from the coding sequence ATGCCAATCACCAGCAGCTCCCAAAGCTTCAGCAGCTTCGTTAACGGTTGGCTAATTCGTCACAGGTATTTCGTCGAACAGCTTACGTGCGCTTCTTTACTCACTCTCGAAGAGCAACAATCTCTCGTGACCCAGTTTCTATCTCACTGCCTCCAATACTACCAAGAGAAATCCTCCGCCGTCTCCCTCGCCGGAGACAACGTCTTCACCTTCTTCTGCCCGCCGTGGTTCACCTCTTACGCCAGACTCATCCTCTGGGTCGGCGATTTCAAGCCCTCGCTGGTGTTCAAGCTCACGGACTCCTCCGTCGGCGACCTCACGCGCGACCAGCGGGACCGGATCTCGAGCCTCCGGTCGGAGACGAGGAGGAGGGAGAGGGACGTGATGCGGGATTTCGCGCTCGCGCAGCAGAGCGTGGCGGATCCGCCGGTGATGCTGGCGGCGAGGCGGGTCGGGGCGAGGGGGATGGTGGACGGGGAGGAGTTGGATTTGGAGGAGGCGATGGAGGCGCTCAAGAGAGGGATGGCGAGGGCGATGAACAAGGCGGATGAGCTGAGGTGTTCGACGGTGGGGAAAGTGGTGGAGATTCTTACTCCGTCGCAGGCGGTTAAGGTGTTGAGGACGATCGGAGAGCTTCATCTTCGTTTGAGGGAGTTGGTGGGTTTGGAGAGAGACCACGAATGA